In Halobaculum sp. XH14, a single genomic region encodes these proteins:
- the katG gene encoding catalase/peroxidase HPI: MTGSDQGWWPNQLKLDILDQNARRTDPMGEEFDYAEAFETLDLDEVKADIEDVMTTSQEWWPADYGHYGPMFIRMAWHSAGTYRTVDGRGGASGGRQRFAPLNSWPDNVNLDKARRLLWPVKRKYGRKLSWADLLVLTGNVALESMGFETFGFAGGREDAFEPDEAVDWGPEGEWEASDRFDEDGELSEPLGATVMGLIYVNPEGPDGEPDTEGSAENIRQAFSRMAMDDKETAALIAGGHTFGKVHGADSGDNLGPEPEAAPIEKQGLGWENEHGSGKGSDTITSGIEGPWTESPISWDMGYVDNLLDHEWEAHKGPGGAWQWRPVGDELERTVPDVEGAPDSITPMMLTTDVALKKDDEFRAILEEFREDPAEFRDAFARAWYKLIHRDMGPPERFLGPEVPDEEMLWQDPVPDADHDLVDEADVAELKRALLDSELSVPELVKTAWAAASTYRDSDKRGGANGARIRLDPQRNWEVNEPEQLATVLETLEGIREEFNGSRADGTKVSLADLIVLGGNAAVERAAADAGYDVEVPFEPGRTDATPEQTDVESFEALKPRADGFRNYLGDEADQSAEELLVDKSELLNLTAHEMTVLVGGMRALGATYGDADHGVFTDRPGTLTNDFFVNLLGQDTEWEAVADSENVFEGYDRETGELEWTATRADLIFGSHARLRAVAEVYGSDDAERKFVEDFADTWHDVMTLDRFDLE; encoded by the coding sequence ATGACTGGGTCCGATCAGGGCTGGTGGCCGAATCAGTTGAAACTGGATATCCTCGATCAGAACGCTCGCCGGACCGATCCGATGGGCGAGGAGTTCGACTACGCCGAGGCGTTCGAGACGCTCGACCTCGACGAGGTGAAGGCGGACATCGAGGACGTAATGACGACCTCCCAGGAGTGGTGGCCGGCCGACTACGGCCACTACGGGCCGATGTTCATTCGGATGGCCTGGCACAGCGCGGGCACCTACCGGACCGTCGACGGCCGCGGCGGCGCGTCCGGCGGCAGACAGCGCTTCGCGCCGCTCAACAGCTGGCCGGACAACGTGAACCTCGACAAGGCGCGCCGACTGCTCTGGCCGGTCAAGCGGAAGTACGGCCGCAAGCTCTCCTGGGCCGACCTGCTCGTGCTGACCGGGAACGTCGCCCTGGAGTCGATGGGGTTCGAGACGTTCGGCTTCGCCGGCGGGCGCGAGGACGCCTTCGAGCCCGACGAGGCCGTCGACTGGGGGCCCGAGGGCGAGTGGGAAGCGTCCGACCGCTTCGACGAGGACGGCGAGCTCTCGGAGCCGCTCGGCGCGACCGTGATGGGGCTCATCTACGTGAATCCGGAGGGTCCCGACGGCGAACCGGACACCGAAGGGTCGGCCGAGAACATCCGACAGGCGTTCAGCCGGATGGCGATGGACGACAAGGAGACGGCCGCGCTCATCGCCGGCGGCCACACGTTCGGGAAGGTCCACGGCGCGGATTCGGGCGACAACCTCGGGCCCGAACCCGAGGCGGCCCCCATCGAGAAGCAGGGGCTCGGCTGGGAGAACGAACACGGGTCGGGCAAGGGTTCCGACACGATCACCAGCGGCATCGAGGGCCCCTGGACGGAGTCGCCGATCTCGTGGGACATGGGCTACGTCGACAACCTGCTCGACCACGAGTGGGAAGCCCACAAGGGGCCCGGCGGCGCGTGGCAGTGGCGCCCCGTCGGCGACGAACTGGAGCGGACCGTGCCGGACGTCGAGGGTGCCCCCGATTCGATCACACCGATGATGCTGACGACGGACGTCGCCCTGAAGAAGGACGACGAGTTCCGCGCGATCCTGGAGGAGTTCCGGGAGGACCCGGCCGAGTTCCGCGACGCCTTCGCGAGGGCCTGGTACAAGCTGATCCACCGCGACATGGGCCCGCCCGAGCGGTTCCTCGGCCCGGAGGTCCCCGACGAGGAGATGCTGTGGCAGGACCCGGTCCCCGACGCCGACCACGACCTCGTCGACGAGGCGGACGTCGCCGAACTGAAACGGGCGCTCCTCGACTCGGAGCTCTCCGTCCCCGAACTGGTCAAGACGGCATGGGCGGCGGCGTCGACGTACCGCGACAGCGACAAGCGCGGCGGCGCGAACGGGGCCCGCATCCGCCTCGACCCCCAGCGAAACTGGGAGGTGAACGAGCCGGAGCAGCTCGCGACCGTGCTGGAGACCCTGGAGGGGATCCGCGAGGAGTTCAACGGGTCGCGCGCGGACGGGACGAAGGTGTCGCTCGCGGACCTGATCGTGCTTGGCGGCAACGCGGCAGTCGAGCGGGCGGCCGCTGACGCGGGGTACGACGTTGAGGTGCCCTTCGAACCGGGCCGGACGGACGCCACGCCCGAGCAGACGGACGTCGAGTCGTTCGAGGCGCTCAAGCCGCGTGCCGACGGGTTCCGGAACTACCTCGGGGACGAGGCCGACCAGTCGGCCGAGGAGCTGCTGGTCGACAAGTCGGAGCTGCTGAACCTGACGGCCCACGAGATGACGGTGCTGGTCGGCGGCATGCGGGCGCTCGGTGCGACCTACGGTGACGCCGACCACGGCGTCTTCACCGACCGGCCGGGCACGCTGACCAACGACTTCTTCGTGAACCTCCTCGGCCAGGACACGGAGTGGGAGGCGGTCGCGGACTCGGAGAACGTGTTCGAGGGCTACGACCGCGAGACGGGCGAGCTCGAGTGGACGGCGACCCGCGCGGACCTCATCTTCGGGTCCCACGCCCGGCTCCGGGCCGTCGCGGAAGTGTACGGAAGCGACGACGCGGAGCGGAAGTTCGTCGAGGACTTCGCGGACACGTGGCACGACGTGATGACCCTCGACCGCTTCGACCTCGAGTGA
- a CDS encoding cupin domain-containing protein has product MAYSKENYGDVEPKAPGMHFLRDALDCDSLGITVVEGDSEWTGMEHDHADGGQEEVYLLLEGSGTITVDGEALPLDVGDAVRVSPAATRNYEFAEPSRMVVVGAP; this is encoded by the coding sequence GTGGCATACTCGAAGGAGAACTACGGCGACGTCGAACCGAAAGCGCCCGGCATGCACTTCCTCCGGGACGCGCTGGACTGTGACTCGCTCGGCATCACGGTCGTCGAGGGCGACTCCGAGTGGACCGGGATGGAACACGACCACGCGGACGGCGGACAGGAGGAGGTGTACCTCCTGCTGGAGGGCTCGGGAACCATCACGGTCGACGGCGAGGCCCTCCCGCTCGACGTCGGGGACGCGGTCCGCGTGTCGCCCGCGGCCACCCGGAACTACGAGTTCGCGGAGCCGAGCCGGATGGTCGTCGTCGGCGCACCGTAG
- a CDS encoding pyruvoyl-dependent arginine decarboxylase, translating into MEIHVAGGSGRGPTAMAAYDAALADANLHNYNLVTVSSVVPADATVRAVEAVPDLGPAGNRLTVVQARAAATPADARETEEVVAGLGWATGPGPGLFYEADGTDPESVRTTVEEGLRAGAALRDWSIVDEHTLVERADTSEDAYTSAVVLAAYGESEPIA; encoded by the coding sequence ATGGAGATCCACGTCGCCGGCGGCAGCGGGCGGGGCCCGACCGCCATGGCGGCTTACGACGCCGCGCTCGCGGACGCGAACCTCCACAACTACAACCTCGTGACGGTGTCCTCCGTCGTCCCCGCGGACGCCACGGTGCGGGCCGTCGAGGCGGTGCCGGACCTCGGCCCCGCGGGGAACCGCCTGACCGTCGTGCAGGCCCGCGCGGCCGCCACCCCGGCGGACGCACGCGAGACCGAGGAGGTCGTCGCCGGACTCGGCTGGGCGACCGGCCCCGGCCCGGGGCTGTTCTATGAGGCCGACGGCACGGATCCCGAGTCGGTCCGGACCACGGTCGAGGAGGGGCTTCGAGCGGGCGCGGCCCTCCGGGACTGGTCAATCGTGGACGAGCACACGCTGGTCGAGCGCGCCGACACCAGCGAGGACGCCTACACCTCCGCGGTCGTCCTCGCGGCCTACGGCGAGAGCGAGCCCATCGCGTGA
- a CDS encoding DUF5811 family protein — translation MNGNNPYAGAPGVVDAGRPEEVDLSIEQKDALRRAVAGIVSRTESYLPDGYAVGSELSYGTEGPQATVAVRPPVGHAVSAGFTPDLDDLEAGLDETDHGEVARGLAASAAAQVMNAVGDDIEPTAR, via the coding sequence ATGAACGGCAACAACCCGTACGCGGGGGCCCCTGGCGTCGTCGATGCCGGTCGACCGGAGGAGGTCGACCTCTCGATCGAGCAGAAGGACGCGCTGAGACGGGCGGTCGCCGGCATCGTCTCCCGGACCGAATCGTACCTCCCCGACGGCTACGCCGTCGGCTCGGAACTCTCCTACGGGACGGAGGGTCCCCAGGCAACCGTCGCGGTCCGGCCGCCCGTGGGCCACGCCGTCAGCGCCGGCTTCACGCCCGATCTGGACGACCTGGAGGCCGGACTCGACGAGACCGACCACGGCGAGGTTGCCCGTGGGCTCGCTGCGAGTGCCGCGGCGCAGGTGATGAACGCCGTCGGCGACGACATCGAACCGACGGCTCGCTAG
- the infB gene encoding translation initiation factor IF-2 encodes MSDTNADTTTDEDADALRTPIVAVLGHVDHGKTTLLDRIRGSAVQEGEAGAITQHIGATAVPLETVSEMAGALVDPSDFDLPGLLFIDTPGHHSFSTLRARGGALADIAVLVVDVNDGFQPQTVEAIDILKRTGTPFVVAANKVDTTPGWNPQEGEPIQRSLEAQSDRAESRLNENLYELIGDLSDAGFSADFYWRVQDFQANIGVVPLSALTSEGIPDLLTVLMGLSQRYLKSEMSVDATGPGKGTVLEVKEERGFGATLDVVLYDGVIRTGDTIVVGGQNEPIVTEVRALLQPRPNAEIRTEKRFETVESVSAAAGVKIAAPDLDEAMAGAPVRVVRDRPEAEVLAEVREELARIEVETAEDGVVVKADTLGSLEAMANALDEAEIPILRAEVGDVAPRDVAVAETANEETNRVVLGFNVDVLSNAERELEESEVKLFTDDVIYQLVEEYEEYVDELERAQQETVLDRIVRPARFRILEDHTFRQNDPAVVGVEVVSGTVQNNRHVAKFEGNDPKRVGQLSGIQHQGDDVDEARAGERVSIAIDGPTVGRQIEEGDELWIELPEKHAKILEQELSEDIPADELEALNAYLNARRKSDPFWGK; translated from the coding sequence ATGTCAGACACTAACGCCGACACGACCACGGACGAGGACGCCGACGCCCTCCGCACGCCCATCGTCGCCGTGCTGGGCCACGTCGACCACGGGAAGACGACGCTGCTCGACCGCATCCGCGGCTCGGCAGTCCAGGAGGGCGAGGCCGGAGCGATCACCCAGCACATCGGCGCGACCGCCGTCCCGCTCGAAACCGTCTCGGAGATGGCCGGCGCGCTCGTCGACCCGTCGGACTTCGACCTGCCGGGCCTGCTGTTCATCGACACGCCGGGCCACCACTCCTTCTCGACGCTCCGGGCCCGCGGCGGCGCGCTCGCGGACATCGCGGTGCTCGTCGTCGACGTGAACGACGGGTTCCAGCCACAGACGGTCGAAGCCATCGACATCCTGAAGCGGACGGGCACGCCGTTCGTCGTCGCCGCCAACAAGGTGGACACGACGCCGGGGTGGAACCCGCAGGAGGGCGAGCCGATCCAGCGGTCGCTGGAGGCCCAGTCTGACCGCGCGGAGTCGCGGCTGAACGAGAACCTCTACGAACTCATCGGCGACCTCTCGGACGCCGGCTTCTCGGCGGACTTCTACTGGCGCGTCCAGGACTTCCAGGCGAACATCGGCGTCGTCCCGCTCTCGGCGCTCACGAGCGAGGGGATTCCGGACCTGCTGACCGTCCTGATGGGGCTCTCACAGCGCTACCTGAAATCGGAGATGTCGGTGGACGCGACCGGCCCAGGGAAGGGGACGGTGCTCGAGGTGAAGGAGGAACGCGGGTTCGGCGCGACGCTGGACGTCGTGCTGTACGACGGCGTCATCCGGACGGGCGACACCATCGTCGTCGGCGGGCAGAACGAGCCCATCGTCACGGAGGTTCGGGCGCTCCTCCAGCCGCGGCCGAACGCCGAGATCCGGACCGAAAAGCGGTTCGAGACGGTCGAGTCGGTCTCGGCCGCGGCCGGGGTGAAGATCGCCGCGCCGGACCTCGACGAGGCGATGGCGGGCGCGCCGGTGCGGGTCGTCCGCGACCGGCCCGAGGCGGAGGTTCTCGCGGAGGTGCGCGAGGAACTGGCCCGGATCGAAGTCGAGACCGCCGAGGACGGCGTCGTCGTCAAGGCCGACACGCTCGGGAGCCTGGAGGCGATGGCGAACGCGCTGGACGAGGCCGAGATCCCGATCCTCCGGGCCGAGGTCGGCGACGTCGCGCCGCGGGACGTCGCGGTCGCCGAGACCGCGAACGAGGAGACGAACCGGGTCGTCCTCGGGTTCAACGTGGACGTCCTCTCGAACGCTGAGCGCGAACTGGAGGAGAGCGAGGTGAAACTGTTCACCGACGACGTGATCTATCAGCTCGTGGAGGAGTACGAGGAGTACGTCGACGAACTGGAGCGCGCCCAGCAGGAGACCGTGCTCGACCGCATCGTCCGCCCCGCCCGCTTCCGAATCCTGGAGGACCACACGTTCCGGCAGAACGACCCCGCGGTCGTCGGCGTCGAGGTGGTCTCGGGAACCGTGCAGAACAACCGCCACGTGGCGAAGTTCGAGGGGAACGACCCGAAGCGCGTCGGCCAGCTTTCCGGCATCCAGCACCAGGGCGACGACGTGGACGAGGCCCGAGCGGGCGAGCGCGTCTCGATCGCCATCGACGGGCCGACGGTGGGCAGACAGATCGAGGAGGGCGACGAACTGTGGATCGAACTGCCCGAGAAGCACGCGAAGATCCTCGAACAGGAGCTCTCGGAGGACATCCCAGCCGACGAACTGGAGGCGCTGAACGCCTACCTGAACGCGCGCCGGAAGTCGGATCCGTTCTGGGGCAAGTAG
- a CDS encoding PRC-barrel domain-containing protein codes for MADILAENLSGKAVMGSDGTELGMLYNITMDLKTGALSDLLVTPNENVSPGRIPFERDEAGRVHIPVSTVQAVKDYIVVDTS; via the coding sequence ATGGCCGATATCCTCGCCGAGAACCTCTCGGGCAAGGCAGTCATGGGTTCGGACGGCACCGAGCTCGGCATGCTGTACAACATCACGATGGACCTGAAGACTGGGGCGCTCTCGGACCTGCTGGTCACGCCCAACGAGAACGTCTCGCCGGGCCGCATCCCGTTCGAACGAGACGAGGCCGGCCGCGTCCACATCCCCGTCTCGACGGTGCAGGCGGTGAAGGACTACATCGTCGTCGACACGTCGTAG
- a CDS encoding NOB1 family endonuclease — protein MRVLDSSAFIHEYHTDEPTASIPRVHEELEGEAALRFDANEGAGMHIHVPDGQTVDQVRRASGETGDEETLSETDTRLLAAAFELDATLVTDDYAMQNVAGKLGVDVEVIARDGIEEQRDWTFQCAGCGREFDEDRDRCPVCGSDLSRKNPA, from the coding sequence ATGCGAGTGCTCGATTCGTCGGCGTTTATCCACGAGTATCACACCGACGAGCCGACGGCTTCGATCCCGAGGGTCCACGAGGAACTCGAGGGCGAGGCCGCGTTGCGCTTCGACGCGAACGAGGGCGCGGGGATGCACATCCACGTCCCCGACGGCCAGACGGTCGATCAGGTGCGGCGCGCCTCCGGCGAGACGGGCGACGAGGAGACGCTCTCGGAGACGGACACGCGCCTGCTCGCGGCCGCGTTCGAACTCGACGCGACGCTCGTGACCGACGACTACGCGATGCAGAACGTCGCCGGAAAGCTCGGCGTCGACGTCGAGGTCATCGCCCGCGACGGCATCGAGGAGCAGCGCGACTGGACGTTCCAGTGTGCGGGCTGTGGCCGCGAGTTCGACGAGGACCGCGACCGCTGTCCGGTCTGTGGCAGCGACCTCTCGCGGAAGAACCCGGCCTGA
- a CDS encoding CPBP family intramembrane glutamic endopeptidase, with amino-acid sequence MMSGASGPRGTSEGNRTGEGSGTSEGSAAGGTTSRTSEVDGNAVAIRLGQSLLMVVAAYLAAAAVLPWSERLALAVGVAPESPELAAIRNVGQFVGFALAAAAFMTSANDRGLVTAWLPDARGWSLGSVTAVGMVLAQFALLLVLGAVGVEVATNRALGPGRDAPIYFLYMIPVSILVVGPAEELVFRGVVQGELRKALPAAPAVSLAAFLFGSIHFIAGTGTVLEQSAYVLVVTLLALPLGYLYEYTGNLVVPALAHGLYNAALYAIQYGGATGML; translated from the coding sequence ATGATGTCGGGGGCGTCGGGACCAAGGGGGACGAGTGAGGGGAACAGGACGGGCGAGGGGAGCGGAACGAGCGAGGGGAGCGCGGCGGGCGGGACGACCTCGAGGACGTCCGAGGTGGACGGGAACGCGGTCGCGATCAGGCTCGGCCAGTCGCTCCTCATGGTCGTCGCGGCGTATCTGGCGGCCGCGGCCGTGCTCCCCTGGTCCGAGCGCCTCGCGCTGGCGGTCGGCGTCGCGCCGGAATCGCCCGAACTGGCGGCGATCCGGAACGTCGGGCAGTTCGTCGGCTTCGCGCTCGCGGCGGCCGCGTTCATGACGTCGGCGAACGACCGGGGGCTCGTGACGGCGTGGCTCCCGGACGCACGCGGGTGGAGCCTCGGATCGGTGACCGCCGTCGGGATGGTACTCGCGCAGTTCGCTCTGCTGCTCGTGCTCGGGGCGGTCGGCGTCGAGGTGGCGACGAACCGGGCGCTCGGGCCGGGCCGGGACGCGCCGATCTACTTCCTCTACATGATCCCGGTGTCGATCCTCGTCGTCGGCCCGGCCGAGGAACTGGTGTTCCGCGGCGTCGTGCAGGGGGAACTCAGGAAGGCGCTGCCCGCCGCCCCGGCCGTCTCGCTGGCGGCGTTCCTCTTCGGCTCCATCCACTTCATCGCCGGCACGGGCACCGTCCTCGAACAGTCGGCCTACGTCCTCGTCGTCACGCTGCTCGCGCTCCCGCTCGGCTACCTCTACGAGTACACCGGCAACCTCGTCGTCCCCGCGCTCGCACACGGCCTGTACAACGCCGCGCTGTACGCCATCCAGTACGGCGGCGCGACCGGGATGCTGTGA